DNA sequence from the Janibacter sp. CX7 genome:
CCTGTGCCAGATGCGCCCGCCCGGTCGCGTACTCGCCGGCCTGCAGCTCACCAGCGGGCCGACCCCGCACGACGACGTGGGCGCGGCGGTCGCTGCCGGGCTTGAGCAGCACGGGGTTCATCGCCGACGTCGCCTCGACCCCCGCAGCCTGCGCCTGGAGGTACTGCGCGCGCCCGATCTCAGCGCCGTCGCGGCAGACCATCGAGTGGTTGGACATGTTCTGCGCCTTGTAGGGCGCGACGGCCAGCCCACGACGGGCGAATGCCCGGCACAGACCCGTCACGACGAGCGACTTGCCCGCGTCGGACGAGGTTCCGGTGATCAAGAGGCCGCTCACGATCGGACACTCTACGGATCACCACTAGCGTGGCTCTTGTGAGCCCGACGCACGTGCACCTGGTCCGACACGGGCAGTCGACGTGGAACCGCGACGGCCTGGTCCAGGGTGCGCACCGGGGCTCCAACCAGGCCCTGCTCACCGACACCGGCCGGGCCGAGGCGGCCCGGGCCGGCATGGTCCTCGGTGCCCGGCTCGGCCGACCCCGTGACGAGCGCTCGCTGCAGCTGTGGACGAGCGACCTCATGCGCACGCTGCAGACCGCCGAGATCATCTCCGTCACGCTGCGCCCCATGGGGTGGAGCGCGTCGGTGCGCAACGAGCCCGGGTTGCGCGAGCAGGCGCTCGGCGACCTCGAGGGGGAGCGAACCGACGCCCTTCGCTCCGTGCCCGTCCCCGAAGGGGAGCACATCAGCGAGGTGCGGTGGGGCGGGGGCGAGTCGATGCAGGAGGTCTTCGAGCGGGTCGGCGAGTGGTTCGCCCCCGCGCTCATCGAGCAGCCCGACCACCTCGTCGTCGTCAGCCACGAGCACACGATCCGGGCCGCGCTCGCCTGGCTGCGCTCGACCTCGCACCGTGACATCGACTGGGACGAGCCGGTGCTGCCCGGCTCGGTGACGACCTACGACGTCGTCGACTAGCACGTCGCGAGCCGCTCGGCCTGGTCCGCCCCGTAGCGGTGGCCGCTGCCGTCGGGCACCTCGAGCGACCCGATGAAGTCGGCCGCGTCGTGCACCGCGCTCACGACCGGCACCCACCTGCGGTCACCCTCGGGCGGGACGACGAGATCGCGGACCGAGGCGTGCACGACGGGGTCGTCGGCGTTGGCCACCGACGCCTCGCGCGGCAGCCCCACGCGGTGCCCGCCGGGCGTGCCGGTCCACAGCACCGAGCACACCTGCCGGGAGCGTGCGGCCCCCGGGCCGGCGAAGATCGCCTGACCGGCCGTGGCCCCGAGGCTCTCGCCGACGACGTGCACCTGGGGCCGCGCATCGGCAGGCAGCGCCGCCACCCGGGCGGTCACCGCGTCGAAGATCTCGCCGGCCGCCTCCTCCGCAGCATCCCGGTGGGCGAGGTAGGCCAGCCAGCTCGGCGAGTCGTCGTACTGCATCCCGACGGTCGCGACCCGCGACCCGAAGCGTCGCTCCAGACCCGCCACGAGGTTGGGGTTGATCCACCCCGATCCGGTCGGCACGGCGATGACGATGTGGTCCCGCTGCAGGCCGCCGGACCGCACGAGGTCCGTCGCGGCCCGTTGTGCGCGAGCGGTGGCGGCCTCCCCTTCGCGCAGCCCGGCATACTCGCGCACGGCACCCACCGGGGACGGCGTGAGGAGCACGCGGTCCTCCGGTGAGGTCGGGGCACCGTGCACCGGGCCGCCGGACAGGACCGCGGCCGAGCCGATCGCCACGGCCAGCGCCGGTCGCCAGGCGGTCCGGCGCCGCGCCCACCCCCACCGAAGGGAGCGCACCACCAGCCACGCAGCCACGACGACGGCGCCCACCCCGGCCCACCAGGTCACGTCGGTCCCGGGCAGCCCGACTCCCGCCCTTCGCGCGGAGAGGGCGCCCTGCGCCCAGGCGACCGTGCCCGCGGATCCGACCGCCACGACGAGCAGACCGACGGACCGGGCGCGGCCGACGAGCCGGGGCACGGCCGGGCGCAGCAGGCGTGTCAGCGTGACGCAGCCACCGACGAGGACGGCGGTCAGGGCGCCCTGCAGGAGTGGCCCGTGCGGCAGGTGCGCGGGGGAGAGGCTGAGCAGCAGACCGACCGCGACGGACGCCGCACCCGACACCCGTGGCAGCGACTCCACCCGCTTGGCTAGCAGGCGCCGCAGGCGAGCGACACCGAGCGACAGGAGACCGCCGGTGCCGACGAGGGCCACGGCCCCGGAGGCCATCGCGGCCGTCGACGCGGCGTCCTCCGGGAGCGGCGCCACGTCGTGCTGGCGCACCGAGTTGGCGCGCACGAAGAAGCCGGCGATGTGCGCCCACGACGTGCACCAGGTGCGCGAGATCCCTTCGCGCGCAGCGCAGCTCGCCACGGCCGACCGGGTCAGCTGCGCGTCGAGGGCCTGCCGCGACCCCGGGGGCAGTGCCCCGTCGACGTGCGCGGCATGGCGCAGCAGGTCGTAGCCGAGGTCGTGCTGCCGGCACGGCCCCTCGAACTCCGCCGGCAGCGGAACGGGCGAGGAGCACGACCCGGTGGGGTTGACGAGGCGACCGTCCTCCACGACCGGCGTGTAGCCCACGTCGGCGGCGAAGCCGGCGGGCAGCGCAGCGGCGGCACGCGGCACCGAGCCCGAGGTGAGCGCGGCGACGGCCGAGCGGGACCCCGGGTCGGACTGCGTCGTCGGCGGTCGGCCGGCGAGGGTCAAGGCCGCCCAGAGCGCTGCGGCGACGAGGGTGAGCAGGGCGGTGCGGGTCAGTGGCGAGGTCATGCCGGTGAACCTCGCGAGCGCGCCCCGCGCGCCGCGTCACCCGCACGGGCCGTCGTCGGGTGCTACCCGGGGGCCATCGCAGATGGCTCCGAAGTATGACGACGCGGACCCCGCGGCTCCGTAGCCTGAGTGCCATGCCCCGCCTCCCGCGCCCGCCCCGCTCGTGGGTCGGGCGTGCCCTCGCCGCGAGCGGTCGTGGCCTCACCCGGCTGACGAAGGGGGCGGCCGCTCACCCCTTCGTCCTGCTGTGGGCGCTGGCGCTGCTCCTGCTCGTCGTCACGTGGTCGACGACGACGGTCACCCACGACGTCCCGGACTCGCTCCTGCCGGTCCTCGCGCTCATGACGGTGGCGCCCCTCGTCGTCCTCGCGGCGGGTCAGCGCGCGATCGCCGCGTGGGTGGTGTCGATGGCCGCCTCCCTCGTGTGGCTCGTCGTGCTGGGCCACGCGGACTGGCCGATGCCGTGGCCGGTGACGCACTTCCTCGTCCTGCTGCTCACGGTGCTCGTCGTGGCGCTCGCCGGCGCCGCCCGCGAGGTCGCCCTCGCCACCGTCGTCACGGCGCTGCTCTTCCTCGTCGTCATGGACACCGGCCTCAAGCCGTGGGCGATCGGCGTCGTCGTCATCGTCGCCTTCGGCCTGCTCGTGCGCTGGCTCGTCCTCTCCCGTCGCCAGATCGCCCGACAGGAGGAGGAGGCGGAGGTCGAGCGGGCCCGTCGCGCCGTCGTCGAGGAGCGCAGCCGCATCGCCCGTGAGCTGCACGACGTCGTCGCCCACCACATGTCGATGGTCGTCGTGCAGGCACAGACCGCGCCCTACCGCGTCCCCGGCCTCACCCCGGAGGCGAAGGGAGAGCTCGCCGGCATCGAGGAGTCGGCCCGAG
Encoded proteins:
- a CDS encoding histidine phosphatase family protein, which codes for MSPTHVHLVRHGQSTWNRDGLVQGAHRGSNQALLTDTGRAEAARAGMVLGARLGRPRDERSLQLWTSDLMRTLQTAEIISVTLRPMGWSASVRNEPGLREQALGDLEGERTDALRSVPVPEGEHISEVRWGGGESMQEVFERVGEWFAPALIEQPDHLVVVSHEHTIRAALAWLRSTSHRDIDWDEPVLPGSVTTYDVVD
- a CDS encoding alpha/beta-hydrolase family protein, translated to MTSPLTRTALLTLVAAALWAALTLAGRPPTTQSDPGSRSAVAALTSGSVPRAAAALPAGFAADVGYTPVVEDGRLVNPTGSCSSPVPLPAEFEGPCRQHDLGYDLLRHAAHVDGALPPGSRQALDAQLTRSAVASCAAREGISRTWCTSWAHIAGFFVRANSVRQHDVAPLPEDAASTAAMASGAVALVGTGGLLSLGVARLRRLLAKRVESLPRVSGAASVAVGLLLSLSPAHLPHGPLLQGALTAVLVGGCVTLTRLLRPAVPRLVGRARSVGLLVVAVGSAGTVAWAQGALSARRAGVGLPGTDVTWWAGVGAVVVAAWLVVRSLRWGWARRRTAWRPALAVAIGSAAVLSGGPVHGAPTSPEDRVLLTPSPVGAVREYAGLREGEAATARAQRAATDLVRSGGLQRDHIVIAVPTGSGWINPNLVAGLERRFGSRVATVGMQYDDSPSWLAYLAHRDAAEEAAGEIFDAVTARVAALPADARPQVHVVGESLGATAGQAIFAGPGAARSRQVCSVLWTGTPGGHRVGLPREASVANADDPVVHASVRDLVVPPEGDRRWVPVVSAVHDAADFIGSLEVPDGSGHRYGADQAERLATC
- a CDS encoding sensor histidine kinase — its product is MPRLPRPPRSWVGRALAASGRGLTRLTKGAAAHPFVLLWALALLLLVVTWSTTTVTHDVPDSLLPVLALMTVAPLVVLAAGQRAIAAWVVSMAASLVWLVVLGHADWPMPWPVTHFLVLLLTVLVVALAGAAREVALATVVTALLFLVVMDTGLKPWAIGVVVIVAFGLLVRWLVLSRRQIARQEEEAEVERARRAVVEERSRIARELHDVVAHHMSMVVVQAQTAPYRVPGLTPEAKGELAGIEESARAALQEVRSVLGVLREEGTPVATAPQPTLADLPALLESLRAAGMDLTWHLGVDPERCPPGTGLALHRVLQEALANASRHSPGSSVRVELLLVHAEDAPRAALLTVGTSPSSGAARPVTEQGGGHGIPGMRTRVEAVGGVLTAGPTPEGGFVVTAQVPLDDRPGLGG